The following coding sequences lie in one Microvirga sp. 17 mud 1-3 genomic window:
- the ybaL gene encoding YbaL family putative K(+) efflux transporter produces MPHHTPLISTIVVGLVLAFTLGALAHRLRISPLVGYLLAGVLVGPFTPGYVAVQHLANELAEIGVILLMFGVGLHFSLKDLLSVRAIAIPGAMVQIACATLLGMGLAWLLGWSIGAGIVFGLALSVASTVVLLRALQERRLVETERGHIAVGWLIVEDLAMVLTLVLLPAIAKAMADPTAQATDIWISLALTLGKVTAFVAIMLIVGRRVIPWILHFVAHTGSRELFRLCVLAIALGVAYGAAVLFGVSFALGAFFAGMVLSESELSHRAASESLPLRDAFAVLFFISVGMLFDPVILIRDFGPVLATLLIIVVGKSLAALAIVRLFGHEKATALTIAASLAQIGEFSFILAGLGVALEILPERGRDFILAGAILSILLNPFLFALLDRWVARNQERNAPVAAPPEPEPAPEPAEAVAAPAVGERVVVVGHGRVGQAATRKLREAGIPFVVVEASEDRVAELREKGIPVIAGNAADPEVAAAAEIPGALCLLVAIPDAFESGQVVEQARHLNPLLPIHARAATEAERDHLVRLGATSAVLGKEELGRALADSVPLKPRAVP; encoded by the coding sequence TCTGGTGCTGGCATTCACCCTTGGAGCCCTGGCGCATCGCCTGCGCATCTCGCCTCTCGTCGGCTATCTTTTGGCCGGGGTGCTCGTGGGCCCCTTCACGCCCGGCTACGTGGCCGTCCAGCACCTCGCCAACGAGCTGGCCGAGATCGGCGTCATTCTTCTCATGTTCGGCGTCGGCCTTCACTTCTCGTTGAAGGACCTCCTCTCCGTCCGCGCAATTGCGATCCCGGGCGCCATGGTCCAGATCGCCTGCGCGACCCTGCTCGGCATGGGGCTTGCCTGGCTGCTGGGATGGTCGATAGGTGCCGGGATCGTCTTCGGCCTAGCCCTTTCGGTCGCCAGCACGGTCGTCCTTCTGCGTGCACTCCAGGAGCGGCGCCTGGTTGAAACCGAGCGCGGGCATATCGCGGTCGGGTGGCTCATCGTCGAGGACCTGGCCATGGTCCTCACCCTCGTCCTGCTGCCCGCCATCGCCAAGGCCATGGCCGATCCCACGGCCCAGGCCACGGATATCTGGATCTCCCTCGCTCTGACATTGGGCAAGGTCACGGCGTTCGTGGCCATCATGCTGATCGTCGGCCGCAGGGTGATTCCCTGGATCCTGCATTTCGTCGCCCATACGGGCTCCCGAGAGCTGTTCCGCCTCTGCGTTCTGGCCATCGCGCTCGGGGTCGCTTATGGGGCCGCGGTCCTCTTCGGTGTTTCCTTTGCGCTCGGCGCCTTCTTCGCCGGCATGGTCCTGAGCGAATCGGAGCTGAGCCACAGGGCCGCGTCCGAATCGCTCCCGCTCAGGGATGCCTTCGCGGTCCTGTTCTTCATTTCGGTCGGGATGCTCTTCGACCCGGTGATTCTGATCCGGGATTTCGGCCCTGTTCTCGCGACCCTCCTGATCATCGTGGTCGGCAAATCCCTTGCGGCGCTCGCTATCGTCCGCCTGTTCGGCCACGAAAAGGCGACAGCCCTGACCATCGCCGCAAGCCTCGCCCAGATCGGCGAGTTTTCGTTCATCCTCGCGGGCCTGGGCGTCGCCCTGGAGATCCTGCCCGAGCGTGGACGCGACTTCATCCTGGCGGGCGCGATCCTGTCGATCCTGCTCAACCCGTTCCTGTTCGCCCTGCTCGACCGGTGGGTTGCCCGCAACCAGGAGCGCAATGCCCCCGTAGCCGCCCCGCCTGAGCCGGAACCCGCTCCGGAGCCCGCGGAGGCAGTGGCCGCACCTGCGGTCGGGGAACGCGTGGTGGTGGTCGGGCACGGTCGTGTCGGGCAGGCGGCAACCCGCAAGCTCAGGGAAGCCGGAATTCCATTCGTGGTCGTGGAGGCCAGCGAGGACCGGGTGGCCGAGCTCCGTGAGAAGGGTATCCCGGTCATTGCCGGGAATGCGGCTGACCCCGAGGTTGCCGCAGCGGCGGAAATACCCGGAGCCCTTTGCCTCCTCGTCGCCATCCCGGATGCGTTCGAGAGTGGGCAGGTAGTCGAACAGGCGCGGCATCTCAACCCTCTCCTGCCGATCCATGCCCGCGCAGCTACGGAGGCCGAGCGGGATCACCTCGTCAGGCTTGGCGCCACCTCCGCGGTGCTCGGAAAAGAGGAATTGGGACGAGCCCTCGCGGACAGTGTCCCGCTCAAGCCGAGGGCTGTCCCATGA